A single genomic interval of halophilic archaeon DL31 harbors:
- a CDS encoding LtrC-like protein (KEGG: hvo:HVO_A0060 LtrC-like protein): MTLIHEYAHALLHFDVDDEPERAKREVEAEAVAYIVGRYFDLDTSGSAFYLAAWQADDPDVVQDRLSRISSTAQEIIGTVAEG; encoded by the coding sequence GTGACGCTGATTCACGAGTATGCCCACGCGCTGCTCCATTTCGATGTCGACGACGAACCCGAGCGTGCAAAACGCGAGGTCGAAGCCGAAGCCGTTGCGTACATTGTCGGGCGGTATTTCGACCTGGATACGAGCGGGTCAGCGTTCTATCTTGCCGCGTGGCAGGCCGACGATCCCGATGTGGTCCAGGATCGTCTCAGCCGGATCAGTTCGACCGCTCAGGAGATAATCGGGACGGTCGCCGAGGGCTGA
- a CDS encoding hypothetical protein (KEGG: hma:rrnAC1560 transposase), translating to MVVGLATFATGKTPANTTVAGRITGCRHSKQQHSWIQRVTRFWTFTVRLRKRTTHSLAGDKGYDWIDLPEKLREEGVRPLIKHREFREFVLMCTVHNIKQSLKP from the coding sequence ATGGTGGTCGGACTGGCGACGTTCGCGACCGGGAAAACGCCAGCAAACACTACTGTCGCCGGACGAATTACCGGGTGCAGACACTCAAAACAACAGCACTCGTGGATACAGAGAGTCACGCGATTCTGGACGTTCACTGTACGACTGAGAAAACGCACGACACACAGCTTGGCTGGCGACAAAGGCTACGACTGGATAGATTTACCCGAAAAACTCCGCGAAGAAGGTGTGAGACCATTGATAAAGCATCGTGAGTTTCGAGAATTCGTTTTGATGTGTACGGTTCACAACATCAAGCAGTCGCTGAAACCATAA
- a CDS encoding transposase, IS605 OrfB family (KEGG: hwa:HQ3574A IS1341-type transposase~TIGRFAM: Transposase, IS605 OrfB, C-terminal~PFAM: Transposase, IS605 OrfB, C-terminal; Transposase, probable, IS891/IS1136/IS1341), whose product MDVRRTAVVKLAVSDEQRDALHRTADQYLYCANRTADYCWSNTSYTECKTNKRTVRDALYSELRKETELQAQLVQAAIRRAVEAVKGVVERWKKGQHISCPTFTAETMDYDMRSATFYRNKVSLATVEGRVESSFILPADSPTPYERYVLSEDYEFRESTLRYDAVTDGFYLNISTQRINDDGEVPADTGHPDQTVLGIDLGVNSLAVSSTGTFWQGDEYDHWCGEFEKRRGEMQQRGTQAAHNALLRLGKREEAWRKQYIHTVANELVSEAVEHDCDVIVFEDLTDIRERLPQAKWHHVWAFRRLFEYVSYKAPEQGVSVEQVEPNHTSQRCSRMDCGFTHDDNRHGEHFECQKCGYEVNADYNGAKNIGLRYARKRIHKLRSSPKSGSGDAEVDLRINGGTLNGESHRPIAGD is encoded by the coding sequence ATGGACGTGCGTCGAACCGCCGTCGTGAAACTCGCCGTTTCCGACGAGCAACGCGACGCACTCCACCGAACCGCTGACCAATACCTGTACTGCGCGAACCGAACTGCCGACTACTGTTGGTCCAACACCTCATACACTGAGTGCAAAACCAACAAACGAACAGTGCGGGACGCACTCTACTCCGAACTCCGAAAGGAAACGGAGTTGCAGGCACAACTCGTCCAAGCCGCTATCCGACGCGCCGTCGAAGCTGTCAAAGGCGTTGTCGAACGCTGGAAGAAAGGACAGCACATCTCGTGTCCGACGTTCACCGCTGAAACGATGGACTACGACATGCGAAGCGCGACATTCTACCGAAACAAGGTGTCGCTGGCAACTGTTGAGGGGCGGGTCGAATCCTCGTTCATTCTTCCGGCAGACAGTCCGACACCCTACGAGCGGTACGTACTCTCCGAGGACTACGAGTTCCGCGAGAGTACGCTTCGGTATGACGCGGTAACCGACGGGTTCTACCTCAACATCTCGACTCAACGGATTAACGACGACGGTGAGGTTCCGGCAGATACCGGGCACCCCGACCAAACGGTCCTCGGTATCGACCTCGGCGTCAACTCGTTGGCCGTCTCCTCAACCGGCACGTTCTGGCAAGGAGACGAGTACGACCACTGGTGTGGCGAGTTTGAGAAGCGACGTGGAGAGATGCAACAGCGCGGCACGCAAGCCGCGCACAACGCCCTGCTTCGCCTCGGAAAGCGCGAAGAAGCGTGGCGGAAACAGTACATCCACACGGTCGCCAACGAACTCGTCTCGGAGGCCGTTGAACACGACTGCGACGTTATTGTGTTCGAGGACTTAACCGACATCCGAGAGCGGCTTCCACAGGCGAAGTGGCACCATGTGTGGGCGTTCCGACGCCTCTTCGAGTACGTCTCCTACAAGGCTCCTGAACAGGGTGTTTCCGTGGAACAGGTCGAGCCGAACCACACGTCCCAACGCTGTTCTCGAATGGATTGTGGGTTCACGCACGACGATAACCGTCACGGAGAACACTTTGAGTGCCAGAAGTGCGGGTACGAAGTGAACGCTGACTACAACGGTGCGAAGAACATCGGGCTACGGTACGCTCGAAAGCGAATCCACAAACTCCGTTCCTCGCCCAAGTCGGGGAGCGGAGACGCAGAAGTAGACCTGCGTATAAATGGTGGGACGTTGAACGGTGAGAGTCACCGG